Part of the Anopheles coluzzii chromosome 3, AcolN3, whole genome shotgun sequence genome is shown below.
GAAAAGgttgataaaataaaatccccGATTTGGTTGGCGACCGTTTTGACCTCCACCAAGCATCCAACATCTAGACTCTTGCGCATACTGCACTTCCGGCTTGCGTATGGATACGGTCAGACAGAAATACATGTGATGACGACACAACGCTACACGCTCCAGGGGATTTTTATCAGCCTCGTGATACCAGGCCGTGGCAAAAAACGGCACCGTTCATCGTTCATTGCATCATGGTTGAGGCGTAATTCCAAGACGTTATGCGCCCGACGCTGTAGGCTGGTTATGTTCGCTTGCAGAATGGAATTTCTGGTATCTTTCAATTCTGTCCGAATATTGTGGTCAATTTTTGGAATCCGGGATAAGGATCAACGCTTGAAAAAAGGTGTAATATGACACAACGATCCCTTTTGTGAAAAGATTTTTCAACCTCCTATCGTTTACCATCTATTCGGGGAGGATTAAAAGGGGGACACTGTTTTcggaaatgttttaaatgccAACCCGTTTTGTTTGCGTATCGATGTGATACGCGCTGAAGTAATCGGTGTCCTTTTCGTTTAGAGTTAACCTTTGAAGACGTATTATGTAACTCGCTTGATGATTCTTCGCAGCTCGGCAGTTCCGCTTTGAGCCGTATTAGTGCAAAGCATACTGTTCATATTGTCACATCCATTTTAAACATCGTTATTTTTCTGTATTGCTTTAAGAAGGCTATTTTGGAAGAACTTTGTTAAAACTATTCAACAAATTGAGAATTTCGTAAGATCCTTTACACTCATAGCTGTTTCGTAAACTCTACATTATATCATTGATATAATCACAATTCTTAGCAATATTGCTGCAATATTCGTAAGCATTATACATCACTGCTGCTTCACAGGGATTGTATTTTAAGATATATTACAACTATCTTATTGAGATTTTGATGTTTCTCTCGACATCCTTAGCTCGTTTAGTATCATTTCGAGGTTCTGCTCCACACCCTCCAAGCGATGCTCAACCGAGCCCACGTTCTCCTGGCGCAAGTGTACAGTCCACATCGACTGGTTCACTATCTGATCTAGCATTCCCTTAAACACCCTGTTAAACAAACTATTTGTACTGTACTTTCGAATCGATTCGATCGAACTGTACGATTCATTCTTGGGCACACCATTTTCGACATTGCTGGTAGTGCGCTGTTCCAACAGTCGCTTTTTACACTCGAGTATGTACGAACATCCGGGCCTGAGAAGAATCTCTTGCAACGGCTCCTCGTAGTTAAATAGCTGCATATTTGGAAACAACCATTTTCCTAAAGGTCCGAGGGATTGActgtaaaagaaaataaagcaatCAATCGATTATAATATATTCAGAGCTTGAGGCTTGAGAAAGGTTTGATTCTTATAAAGCAACTAAACGGGGACACTTTTGTACCGACGAATGAAGTTCATCGGTAGTCATCCTACCACTTCAACTGGCTGTACGAACTGATCAGTACTCACTCATGCTTCCCATCTCTATTTCAGCAGTAACTTATGAATCACAGAAAATACTTACAACAATGTGAATGAGTTTAGTACTTTCAGGAACTTTTCGTGTCTGCATATAATGTGCACCATCTCAATGATGCCAACCACCTCTGAATCTGCTTGAATGGCCTACAAGGGAGGATAGCAGGAATAGGTATTAGAATTGCATTATATAGCTATCAGTTATTACGAATTGAATGATCTTACGCATCCTTACAGCTTACGTACCGAGGTATTGCTGACGGCCAGACCATTCATCAGATTGTTTATGACGATCGTCGCAAAGAATAAAAACAGTGGAAACAGCAAGTACATGGGCCACGATATGTTGAACCTAATGTCTGCCGCTTCAAACTCACCTAAGTGATACACACGAATGCTTAGaatttgatgtttgatttgtgaaaatttgAACTGTTCTTACCAGTAAACATTACGGCAGTTTTTAACAGTGCAAGTGGCACCTCATGAAAACTATTGAAGTGATGCACTTCATCCGCCTTGGTGGAGTTCTCGTTCTCAACCGCCCCGGGCAGTGGCGTACCTTCCCTCAGCCTAAACAGCGTGTAAAAGCTAAACGTAAACGACAGCAGTATGATCGAGTAGAAGCCCAAACACTGGACAAAGTTTTTCGTAACCGTCTTCAGCATGACCATGTTGGTGTAGATGGAGTTCACCGGTATTGCTCCAATTTGCAGCGTTAGTTCAAtgccaagcagcagcagcacaccgaCCAGCACGATGGACCATGACTCGTTGGTAGACTCATTGAAGAAAAGTACCGTGGCTGATCCAACGATAAGGACCAGCTCCATAACGTTCTCCATCGAGTCGACGTAAACGCGGGTGTTTATGAAGAATTGTACTAGCTCCCTTGCGGTCAAATAAATCCATCCGAAAAGTGAAAGCAAGTAAAGGCACAGTTTGAGTTTCGTTGATTCCTGTGCATAGTAGAACACTATGTAGATTGAAAACGATACGGCAAACATGCAGGCGAACAGTAAATTGATGTACAGGAACGAAATCAACCGCATCCACTTGAGCATCAAAATGCTCGCGATTGCCGGATGCCACAGCAGTTGGGCCGTGATTTTTGAGCAGTTTGCCAACCGTTCGATCGGCCGCATCTCGTCCTCGTCGTAGAGGAGCATTCGCTTTCCGTTCAGCTTCTGTCTCGGTGGTATAAAGTTGACACAGTTGATGCGCACCTCGAAGTCTTCATCACCCGGCCAGCGGTCGTTGCTCGTCACGAACGAGTCGAGATGTTTCTGCATCTCGCGCATCAGCAAATTGCCGTTCAGATCTTCACCCCCGATGTAGGCACCGCGGCCAATCAGCAGCTCCTGCGCGTGATCGATCTTGTACTTGGCGGCATAATGC
Proteins encoded:
- the LOC120958886 gene encoding transient receptor potential cation channel protein painless-like, which gives rise to MVATDRFHFTNKSANDAERPFAQKDYTQFIQALENGADVNGRMRNSNYSIFELACKTPGSAKYIAACLKRGALATEENLETKLCPIHLAAQSHDCENLSELLNASGILVDQMYEDQTALQMLFKEIDSENHTKVFECIKLLLKHQANINVTDSESVSPIALLLIPGKDAWRKVILDYCLTGYNVYVDFRDGQARKAIEQHFPGTVIPPIAASSVMLDVLRDTLMAAPEEDFIVAYERYCDQNHGSMVDEKKCAELLSIALYRERQKAAEKLLEKQIVAGKFVGNLSLLSGMLAKCCNRGNITMLEWLLNIIPNDAVRHVNEDPLLSLLVKQIGREHKSCKDKGNCSFFRSMVILLNDPRIDVDKVDRLKCSALHYAAKYKIDHAQELLIGRGAYIGGEDLNGNLLMREMQKHLDSFVTSNDRWPGDEDFEVRINCVNFIPPRQKLNGKRMLLYDEDEMRPIERLANCSKITAQLLWHPAIASILMLKWMRLISFLYINLLFACMFAVSFSIYIVFYYAQESTKLKLCLYLLSLFGWIYLTARELVQFFINTRVYVDSMENVMELVLIVGSATVLFFNESTNESWSIVLVGVLLLLGIELTLQIGAIPVNSIYTNMVMLKTVTKNFVQCLGFYSIILLSFTFSFYTLFRLREGTPLPGAVENENSTKADEVHHFNSFHEVPLALLKTAVMFTGEFEAADIRFNISWPMYLLFPLFLFFATIVINNLMNGLAVSNTSAIQADSEVVGIIEMVHIICRHEKFLKVLNSFTLFQSLGPLGKWLFPNMQLFNYEEPLQEILLRPGCSYILECKKRLLEQRTTSNVENGVPKNESYSSIESIRKYSTNSLFNRVFKGMLDQIVNQSMWTVHLRQENVGSVEHRLEGVEQNLEMILNELRMSRETSKSQ